The following nucleotide sequence is from Coffea eugenioides isolate CCC68of chromosome 10, Ceug_1.0, whole genome shotgun sequence.
TCTCTCATGAGCCTTCTTGACTTGAGAACATGGCGGGATTTCAGTTGGCTTTTGTCTTTTGCCTTTCTTTTCGGAAttctttcttttcatatgacaaaaaaaaaaacctagcaGCCAACGATTTGCTTGCTCTGCCTCTGCCAATAAATGGAACTAAATTCATGGGTTTTAGCAGTATGAAGAAACGTTTTGCAAAATGTAATGAGTGCATTTGTTTGTTTTGCGACGGACCAAAATTGTGTGTACAACCAGCGGCAAAGTGGTAAAAAAATTGCTCCTTTCTAGGCTTGGACAGCAGCGGCTCCTCTGTCCGTTTCCTCTGCAAAAATTGCCATTACTTCCATAACTAAAATTCAATCCACCATCTATTGTTGGGACCTTTTTCTGGGCAAAAATAAAGAGTACCTTCCTAGATCTatcattattattgtttttctcttttttttttttccttttttggccAGCATTTAGGAAAAGCACTACTACTACTGCTACTTTCACTGGCTGTATTGTATACTTCCCGTTTTATTGCACTTGCGTGGCGAGGCTTTTAACCGATTTTGGGGGCGGGGGGTAAATCTTTTATTCACTATTCAATTCTTTTTCAAAACAGTCTCCCTTCAAGAATCATccgacagagagagagagagagagagatcccACTAGACTAGAGTTTAAAAAAATGCACAGAAGAAGGGACAATCGGCGCTGGCCAGCACACAAAACCGTTACACACTCTTTTCCCTTCCAGGTTAAGATTAAacaaagaagagaagaagaataAGATTAAACCATTACCAGCGGATGGTGGTATAAATGCGAAagatagaatttttttttaacaagatTACTGCGGGACTAGTGGTAGGATTTCTATGAGCTTAAGCAAAGGCTTTGCCCCTTCAAATTCGTGGGATTTTGATTCCCCCTTTATTTGACCGACAATTCAGGTGATTATACTTCTTATCAATTTGCTCTTCTTGGACCAATGAGTTCCACTTTCCAATGTTCGCTCTTTATTGGGAATGCTTATTTTTTATTGATCCAATTACGGAATTGGATTTCTTCAAGAaatttactcttttttcttCTAGCTAATCACACCAGATAAAGATCTCTGCTTCATGCCGTCTGGTGTGCTGATCGATTAGTTTCCGTTTATTATTCTGTTCTGGAAGAGAATTGAGAGGTCTGATAAGATCTGGGATTTTTCTGCTCATTTAAATTCTGGTGCATTAAATTGTTTTGAATTTGTGGTCGTTTGAGTTGTTGCGAAACTCTGCCATCAGCATCTGGTGAAATTTCGTTTCTTTCTTGTATGTAAAGTGTGACTATACTTGACTTCACTCCTACGGTTATGTTTCCCCCTTTTGATTTCcactttctcttttattttttgttctttCACTTTCTCGGACACAAACCGTTGGCTTTTACATCAACGTCGTTCTTTAGCCTCAAGCCAAGATGAATCCATATGGTTTTCTTACCTGAGTAATGTGCTTCTGCATATTCAATCATGTTGAGAGTATAaaagttcatttcttttactaCTGCAACGATCATGTGCTTTACAGTGTATAGATAGCATTTCATCTGTTACATTAGTATGTTAAAGAATAATTCTTGTGAAATCAAAGCTCCATGATTTATTTGGCATGCGCGATCTTACGCGTTATTGCTTCTCTTACCTGGCCATTGATGCTCTTTTTTATTCAATCTCACAATTAGACTACATGTTTAGCGTTTGACTGCTTGGTGGAATTGGAGGGTTTAACACAGGCAGCCCTGATTGATACTTATAAGTAGTTGATGTAACGTCTTTTCACTTTGTTGGAGTCATCTTAACTAGTTAGTTGTATGGATGCATAGTATCTGTTACTTAAAGGCTGccttttgtttgactttttaatTGGTTGACGTTGCTCTTTTCTATCAGCTATGATGACAAAGTGACTCATGTGATCTGGACATTAAGCTTAGTAAATACAGGTGCTTTTGCTTCTATTAGAGTTGACAAATGTATTTGCATTATGGAATTAAGGGAAagatcttttctttcttgtgtaGGTGCTATTGCATCTGTAGCTTTATATTCGTAATCTGCAGCAGATAAGATTGATGTGCAATGCAGAGATCACGTAGAGCTCTTCTACAACGAAGAGCTTTGGAAAGGGCTATTTGTGGGAGGAATCGCTTGTGCAAGGTTTCTGTTTCTGTTTCTGTTTCTGCCGTAGTTGTTCTCTGGGGACTCGTGTTCTTTTTGAACATATGGTTTGGGCAAAGTGATAATTATAAAGGTTAGTTATGATCAGACTTTCTGTTTAAAaatttcttctctctctttctttttcattcaatcaaGGGAAAGTTTTTCTATCAATTTCCAAGGGAGAGCAGTTGTAGGGCTCTCAAGAATATGTAATCTCGGTGGTTTATCACCATGGCTCTGGTTATAGAATTTTGACACAGCCATGGTGATCTCCATTTTCATGATTCATGATCAATCTTGTTCCTTAGACCTTGTCTCCTAGTTATTTGCCTGTttttgagtttgcagtgatTAGCCTGTGTGAAAAAACATTCAATTGCATCAGTAGACTAATCCTTTTCCTTTATATTAAGGGGCGGCAATTCCCGGGTAAAAGTGGTGTACTATTGTTGCATCGTGTGTTAGAGTTCTTGTTAATGCCTGAATAAATTGTTGGGAGACGTTGGTTCATCCCTCTTCCCTGTGTTCATCAACAAGTTCTTTCATACTGCTCTCCTCTCCTTAAATAAAATGAACCATCTTGTTTTCTGGTTTGAGTGAGTCAAAGAGATTCTAGTAACCTAAACAGACGCAACACAAGTACAAAGCTAGGGAATCCATGTTTTAAAGAGGAGGAATATCCTGTAACAAAATTGAGATAGCATAAATTGGTTTGTATGAAAATTGCACTTGCCTATGAGCTTGGGGGCTTAAGTTCTGGTCCCTCAGATCACTGTTTCCAGTTATATGGTTTTTGCCTGCTCGCTTTACTAGCTGCTACCTCTAATCTCTTTACTCGTTGTATTTAACTTGTTCCTTTTGGTGGGTGTAGATGGATCCACAGATTTTCCTGTTAGTGTAAGAATCTGGGATGGTGACAAAAGAGAACCTGATGTGGGGCAAAGTTCTGCTTCACCTGATGGCAGGAGTTCGTTAAGGGAAACTCCTTCTGTGGACTCTACTGAGGCTTCATGTTCAGAAGCAGCTGGAACTGAAAATGTAAATGGTAAATTAGAAGATTTGTCGAATGATGCGAGTCCAGATTCACGTTTTCAGGAGCAAGGGTTGGGtggaaaatcagatcttgcCACAACTTCAGTAAGAGAAGATCCAATATCAGATAGATTTTCTCTTGCAGTACCTTTAGGACTTGATGAATTCAAAAACAGAGCAATCAGTTCCAGGAGTAGATACATGAGCAGCCATGCTGGGAGCATTAAACATAGAGTTGAGCCTGGAGGGGCCGAGCACAACTATGCTTCCTCATCAAAAGGAGCTAAGGTCTTAGCATCCAACAAGGATGCCTATGGTGCTTCTAATATCTTAAGCAAAGACAAGGACAAGTACCTTCGAAATCCATGCTCTGCTGAGGAAAAATTTGTTGTAATCGAACTCTCAGAAGAAACATTGGTTGACACAGTTGAAATAGCAAATTTTGAGCATCACTCATCCAATTTAAAAGAATTTGAGTTGCTAGGAAGTCAAGTTTATCCAACTGATACATGGACTAAACTCGGAAATTTTACTGCTGGAAACACAAAGCATGCTCACAGTTTTGTTCTTCCAGAGCCAAAATGGGTTAGATACCTAAAATTGAATTTGCTCAGTCATTATGGTTCAGAGTTTTACTGTACGCTCAGTGTTTTCGAAGTGTATGGCATGGATGCTGTTGAGAGGATGCTTGAGGATCTAATATCTGTTCAAGATAAGGTGATTGTGTCTGATGAATCACTTAGCCGAGAGACGCATATGCCCCATCGTCCAGTACCAGCTGAAGGTGACAGTTATCATAACGTTGATAGTGAAGTGGAACCTGAACTTGCTGTTGGGCACTCTGACACGAAACGAGTGGTAACAACAATTGATGTTCCAGATCCTGTTGAAGAAATTCGTCAGCATCAGGTTAACAGGATGCCCGGGGACAGTGTTCTCAAGATTCTTATGCAAAAAGTACGCACACTGGATTTGAATTTATCAGTTCTAGAGAGATATCTTGAGGAGCTCAATTTCAGATACAACAAGATCTTTAGAGAGTTTGACAGAGAAATGGGAGAAAAAAATGTACTTCTGGAGAACATAAAATCAGACATAAGGAGTTTGCAGGACAGCAAAGAGGCTAtggttggttttttttttttttttaaattctttcttctctttatgCGTGATTTTAATTGTTGGTAGATATTGACATTTATAATCTTGCAGAGTAAAGAGGTCAATGATCTTGTGGCTTGGAAATCTTTTGTTTCCATGCAGCTGGATGATATAGTCAGAAGTAATGCTGTCCTCAGGTGGCTTTCTTTCCTTCAGAGTGGGTATTTTGTTTGCACTTACATGGTTCTGTGGTTAGTTGTCTTTGTCATGCAGTAGGTTTCTCATTCTATAACATGATTGTGTAGTACATTTGCATCAAAGTTCTATGGGTGTGTTAGACTTGGTCCGAGAAAATCAGTTGCTGAACtatgttttctttgtttctgaCATTCTAATAACAATGATTCAGGACAGAGAGTGAGAGATTTGAATGGTTTAGTCGTAAGCATTGGGAACTGAATCATCTGTATGCCTTCTTCACTCTCTGTCGGTGGTGTTGTGCTCAACTTCTCAGACTTCTGTCTGTGGACTGTCAATAAATGTTCTGCTACTCTTTTATACGTGCCATTTTTGGCTGTGATTCTAAGTGTGCATGTGATTGCAGGTTGGAGGTGGAAAAAGTCCGGAGGAATCAAGTACATATGGAGAACAAGGgcattgttatttttcttgtatGCTTAACTTTTGGGTTCTTTGCACTTGTGAGGCTGTTTGTAGATATGGCGTTGAGCATGTATAGGTCGCAGAATTCCGGGAAATTTTGGTCAGTAGGTTCTTCCTGGTTTCTTCTACTACTGAGCTGTAGCATTACCATTATCATTCTGTCGTTGTAAtcgatataaagcaccacctaATTTTTTCTAGAGAGTGTATATATTAATTATGACACCTCATGCCTTGAGGAAATCCTTGTTCCTCTCcacatttatttgtttatttagttatttattgCGAGAGTTCCCCCCTGGTTAGGTTGGGAACTGGCATTATTTTGTCCAAACCTGTGTGTCTGTGGATGGATTCAATCAAAAGTTCACTGCTTCtcaaaatccaatttttttttcgttGTCTCAGCATCCATGAATAATGATCAGGAACAAAGTGTCAGGAAGTCCGCATGTAACTAAGGGCAAGAGGCTTAATTAGTGGAATAGATTCTCACTTTCCAAGCGGACCAGAGAGACAATTATATCATTTTACTGTTTTCATGCACTTTATTTTTGAGATTTTGGTCCATAATTATATTTGACGTGGGATCATAAAATTCTGAGCACCGATTTGTCGCATAGCAAATTAAGAAGAAACTGGCAATTGTTTAATGAGTAATCACAGGCGAAATTGCCGAAAATTTTCTGGCACTAAGAGTTCACATGTACTAACTAGTGTATGTTGACAAAAACGGTTCATGGAAGAATGCTTTGAAGATGATTGAAAATCATTCTCAAATAAGACAGTTGCCTTGTAGGACTTCTGCTTCTCACCCGGTTGAAGATGCCTCCACAAACCATTTGAAAAGCGGGGGAACACCATGACAACTCCAagtaccccaaaaaaaaaaaaagaagatgttGCAAGGTATCCTGAACCCAtcattattaaaacttggcttCTGTCTTTATGGGAAACAAATATTATTGTTTCGCTTACACTACAACAGGCCTAAACTGGCAGGACATGATACATCATAAGGAGCAAGGCCAAATTTGGAAAACTAAACCAGGCCTAGGTTCTTTGATCCATAACACACTTATCAGTAAATTAAGGTTCAGTGGATCAAAGACAAGAAACCTATTTGCCTTGTATACAATGGCATGGTACACAGGGTCCATCACTTCCCAGAAAAACACAGAACTCTGATAGTGTAATAATCATCGAAGGCCGTCTCGGTGTCGGCTCTTATAAGCAGGAAATAAATAGCCTTTTCCTGCATCCTCAACTCTGATTTCAATCTGACCTTTGGGTCCACCCACTCCGAAGGAATTTCAGGCTATCAAAAGTCCTCTCGCATATCTGCCTTCCTCTTGGCCTGCGTGGCAAGTCGAGCATCTCTCTCCCGCTCAAATTCCCGGTAATCAGTACGTTGCAAGAAAGATACCTTATCCAAATACTGATTCGAACTCTTTTTGTACGTTTCAAGCTCTTCTTCCAATCCTTTATTTTCTTCCTTGAACTCTCCCCAATCTTTCTTTGTCTTGTCAAGCACACTGagcttttgcttcttttttatttgttcaaGAACAGCATCAACAGCAGAAGCAGGGCCAGTTGAGGCTTTGCCTTTATCAAATGCTTCTTTTGAGCTGGTATCAACGAGTTTCTTGAATTCAATCTCTTCACCAGCAAAGTCTCGAAATTCAGTAACCTGCAGATGCGACGGAGTCTTCATAAAGAATGGCAGTACATAAGCTAAGAATTTGACAGAAGAACCATAACTCTGACAATACAGCTACTCTATTAAGGAGCCAATTCAGTCCACTCCAGTCCAGGATAACTGAAACCCAGAAATGTGCTAACTCATGCAGGTTTTACATGAACAAACCTTTTAATTTCTCCAATTCATCACAGCAATAGAGCTAAATCTTCAACCAGAATTTAGCCAAAAAGCAGCACTACCCAGATTCAGTTTACAGTATACAGTAATCAGGAAAAATCTTAGAAAAGATGATCAATGACACCCATCATGAGGGTACAGAGCTCGGTCAATTAGTTGTAATCAGTGTAGATAAACACGAGCAAAGCATAACATTTTCCCCGCACACATAGCAAGAATCCTTAAAGACAGAAAACTCCACCCAGTAAAGCATTGTGAACAAAATAATGAGTGTACCTCCATTTTCCCTCGGCCCAAGGCTGCTGCAGCTGCAGCATCTTTAACTGCTGAGAGAGCGGCAGCAGCAAGCTTTTTTGCATCGTCACTACTACCATTTTGAGCTACAATGGGACGCTTCCCTGGTGCACCTTCCGCAGCTGATGATGTCTTCTTTGGAGCCAATCCAAGGACTTTCATCCAATTCTGGAATACCAACAGCAAAATAACTGTATCTGGCTCCCAAGGGTTATGCtatataattttttgaaaaaaatatatatagagGATCCTCAGATCGGATGAGACCTGTGAAGAAGGCTTTGGAGAAATTTTGTTAATACTTGAACTCTGGTTTTTTAAGGTGGATTTGAGAGCCTTCCCAGACAGTCCTTTATTCATCTGCTGCCAGACAGCATCTACCCTAGCTTTCCTTTCTGCTACggaaacacatttttttttacattttgcaTCAGACAAGGTCAATACCCCCTTTTCGGCCAGTCAAAGGAGAACAGTGGGGgggaaaaatgagagaaaaagcGGGCAGGGAATAAAAGGGGATTCCGACAGAAGATTGGTTTATACAGAAACTTGGCATTCATGGAAAGGCATACGAGTCTCTTACCAACATCTTCAGGCAGTGTGTGTGATGGAGGAGGAACAGGTGCAACATCTTGGTTCGACTCCACTTTCATACCATCCATTATTTCTAGATTAACAGGCAGACAATAATTTCCATAAATAAGGATACCAAACTGCCACAACATGATATACGAAATCCAATACGCAGATAAATTACAAGAACCGAAGAACGTGAGCTATAAACAAGGTATCCAGCTAGTATATCGAAATTGAATCTGTACATTAACATATTCACACACacataaacaagaaaaaaatggaaatccaAACGAAAGTGGGGATCTTTGCAATATTAACAAGCTACATATAAACAACAAGAAAGTGGGGTGAGACTATTTGGGGGATAGTTTCTAATTCTTGTATCCAATTCAAAGACATATAGTACATAAATATTTTTTGATCATTGCGGCGGGCTCATTACTCGGCTgttggccttttttttttcgtaaTTTATCAGAAGCATCCCATCGTCAATGGGTATAGCAACTAATTTGAGTTTAACAGAAGGCACAAAAGATTAATTGaagaatataaaaataaaaaaaaaggcacCAAGAATTAATTGTAAATCCATCTTTCGATAATCCCACAGGAAGGAACGATGCATTAAGTTGAGAACATCTCTTCTAAAGAACAATTTAGAGAAcgaacaaaaataaataaataaataaacttaCGAACATTCATGGGCTACCAGAGACCAATGGAGAGAGATGTGGAGAGGGTTACCGGCTTTTACCTTCGGAGTTTGGAGAGGGTTCGGTGACTGGTGGGCAGTGATAAGGGTGGTGGGGATCTTGGCTTGCGGAATTTGGCTGCTTTGGGGATTTCTTCTTTCAGCTCCTTTCcttatttttgtattatttcgcttttattttttattccctCCTTTTGAGTTTTGTGAAGGGGTTTGTTATTTATGGGTAGCGTGAAGAATTGTGTTGTGAAAAGAATCTGTCAGCCACCGGGGAGATATGGTAGGACGCAGCCGGAGGACTTAgcagcttcttcttcttcttcttctgtgtcttctatttttttttatattttctgaCTTCTGTTTCTTGCTTGTTGTTTATGGTGAATAAGGCAATCTAGCCCATACCCACTTTCCAGCCCAAGCCTGCATTTTTAATGATGTCTGACAAAACAAATACTAATATCATTATTGGGCAAGAGAAAAGTAGCAACTGATGGGGTTGCATGCGGATTAGGTTCCATTGGCCAGGCTGCAAAAACAAGCCGACCAGTTGGAGTGGATGCTGACCATTAGGTGTAtagataaaattgaaatctgaattcattaaattattatgttgttaagtattaaatttaatatatttaaatatatatatatatcactttcagtgataaatgaataacttattacttaattttgagagcaagttttgtctagaaaattcagtgtcactttattaattcagatgttcaattttttattatcaaaaagtctgaatatgttaagatctgaatctattaaatttaagtgttgaactAAATTATTAAACAGCACAGCATCCTATGAACCAATCCGCAAACTCTGATTATAAAATTCATTCATGGCATTAGCGGTCGTGGAAGATGATAGTATTTGAAATGCCACACAAAATCTTAAGTTATACCGACACAAGAAGTATTTGACCATAAGTTAATATTACATCATTATTTATGATTATTATTCCACAAGTGTAAGTGGGCGGAATCCGCGCGCCTAGGCTGGGGATAACAGAGAGTTGCCGTGAGAATTTTGGATGCTATTTTCCATTGCGTGTATTTGCTTAGTACGTATTTCCATTGAACATTACATGGTACGTATTTGCTTAGTCTGTATAAAAGAGTTTAATTCCTTCTTTGCTTCTAGAGGGCTGAGGGACTGTTTTTTACATtacacaatatatatatatatatatacatatgtatgtatgtatggatgtatatgtgtgtatatacacataaacatacatatatatatgtatgtatgtatcaTAACATGGGAGATATAACCGAAGACGCTAATCTCTAGGTGTCTTTTAAAACTCCACTTCTTTTCCTTGTTTGAGAAAGTAGAGGGGAACCAAATTTTAATATCACCTAATTCTAATCATTCATCAacaaaatatctcaaaatagcaattcaaatttatttttccaacaaagttaactactttttcttaaattatgtaaaataaaaataaaaataggacCATTAAAATAGGACAGAGGGAGTATATGAGAGTACTGAGAGTCCCTATCATTAAGTTGAGATTTTCAAAGCAGAAAATAAATTGAGTGAATATTACGGAATTTCATTAATGTAACAGTTGAATGGTCCTATTTTTTTGAATGGGGCGgcttgttttgaaaattcttggtGAGAAGAATTATTACTAACTTGACTTCTTTTTTAAGAATAGTACAAGTGGTATGTCATCTTCCACGTACGTACTAATTGTAATTTGTAATTGAATAGTCAATGCGCGTCCTCTTCATCCTTGCGTCCTTATTCCATGGCCGGCCGGAGATTCTCTttcatgcaaatattaacaaagcAGTCTTGATCATTAAGTAAAACTAGCTAGCTTGCTCCAGTATGCTGGTTGGTTAATTACCATGAAGAAGCTGATGAATATGGCTGTTTTTGATGAACCACTAACATTTGTTATCCTGCGTCTACTTATTAGCATCATCCTCATCACGTCATTTGCCGTCCACCCTTCCTTTTGTACTACTACTGCTACTGCTACTGATCATGAAGACATGAAGAACAGCACCAGCAACAACAGTACTCGTAGCGGCTGGATTCTTGCTACTTGTTTAGCTGATTATGGGGTCAACAATTTCACCCTCTTCCCAAGTTATCATCATCTTGGTCAAGACGCCAAGCTTTATTACACCTTCCTCGATTTCTCCATAACCAACCTTAGGTTCGCCCAACCCTCCGTACCTAAGCCAGCTGCAATTATTATGCCCCAGACCAAAGACCAACTAGTCAACACCCTCCTGTGCTGTAGGGGCAACTTAGGAGGAGGATCTTTTGAGATCAGGGTCCGGTCCGGGGGACACAGCTACGAGGGCACTTCCTCAGTTGCTACTGATGGCTCTCCCTTCGTCATCATCGACCTCATGAATCTGAACCGGATTTCTGTGGATTTGGAGTCCCAAACGGCGTGGGTGGGGGGAGGTGCCACCCTGGGCCAAACTTACTATGCTATTTCCGAGGCCAGCAGAGATCGTGGCTTCTCAGCTGGGTCTTGCCCGACGGTGGGGGTTGGAGGGCACATCTCAGGAGGGGGTTTCGGTTTCCTGTCCAGGAAATACGGGGTGGCAGCTGATAACGTGGAGGATGCGCTCCTGGTGGATGCAGCTGGACGGGTCTTGGACAGGGAAGCCATGGGAGAGGAAGTGTTCTGGGCTATGCGGGGAGGCGGTGGAGGGATTTGGGGGATCATTTACGCCTGGAAGATCAAGTTAGTCGAGGTCCCTCGAACCGTGACGGCTTTCACATTGTCCCGACCTGGCACCAAAAACTACGTGGGGAGGCTTGTGGAGAAGTGGCAGCACGTCGCACCAAAGCTGAGTGATGACTTTTACCTATCAGTTACAGTTTCCCTAGCTTCGGATTCGTCGGAAGGGCTTCCGCCAACTATCCTAGTATCAGCGACATTCAGTGGGCTTTTCCTGGGTACTAAAAGGGAAGCTTTGTCCGAATTGATCAAGGTTTTTCCGGAGCTACGTCTCCGAGAAAGAGACTGCAAGGAAATGAGCTGGATCGAGTCCGTAGTTTATTTCTCTGGGTTGGAGCCCGCCGGAAACAGCAGCACCGTGAAAACCTCTCAGCTGAGAGATCGTTACTCGCCAAACAAATCATTTTTTAAGGCTAAATCAGACTACGTGAGGACCCCGATTTCCAGGGCCGGAATAAGGACAGCCCTTGACATGCTACAGAAAGAACCAAAAGGGTACGTGATCTTCGATCCTTATGGGGGATTCATGGAAAGGACCAGCAGCGAATCCATCGCTTTCCCTCACAGACGAGGCAACCTTTTCTGCATCCAATACATGGTGCACTGGGAGGAAAAGGACGACCAAGGGAGCAACGGGTACATCCACTGGATAAGAGGATTCTACAGTGCAATGGGGCCTTTTGTTTCCTCCGCTCCCAGAGCCGCCTACGTCAATTACCTGGATCTTGACCTCGGAGTCATGAACACCAGCAACAGCGACAAAGAAAGTGCAGATGGCGCCGTGGAAAGGGCCAGAGCTTGGGGTGAGAAGTACTTCTTGGGTAACTATGATAGGCTAGTGAAAGCGAAAACTCGCATTGATCCCCTCAACGTCTTTAGGAATCAACAGGGCATTCCTCCCTTGCCCGCTGCCAATTGATTATCCAAGACTGCCATGTATATCAGTATATGTACTACATAAATAATGATACAGTGCATTAACAACACGATTCAATAATGTGTTTCTGCTGGATTAATAATATGATTCTATTGAAAAATTATTTGGGTCAAATCCGTGAATCTCGGGTGTTACATATATATACTATCccaacaagttttttttttttttttttttttgttttatgaaATTTTACTTGTCAACATTATGCTACAATATTTTTACTTCTCATTTTCTTTAAACAATTGCTTTTAGCACACAATTTGTTAAAGTCATGTCAATCGAAATTTTTTATGCATCGAAATTCCATTGCACGAATCTTGAATTGCCAAATAGTTTCAGATTTTGTGCAGTCTACTTGTATTTCTCATTCAAGGCATTGTTTATGATAATTGTAAATACTACGTGACTAAAAACGGGCAATTTCAAACATGCAAAATTCTTTTTATTAAATATCGAATTAAGTTATCAAACAACAACGCCTAATTATCAAATAGGATCaatttattaaatattaaattaaactatcaaattggtcaaatttattaaatattaaattaagtTATCAACCAAACCAAAGGTTTTGATGCTCCGATAGTACTTTACTTTTAACTTTTAACTTTTAACCGCATAAAAGCAAGAAGAGTCTCCAAAACTCAGGACAGGAAGCAATCGCCTCATCCACCGCCTCTGCATTCCAGAACTTTCTTTCGCCCCTCTAACATCGTACCATCTTAAGGCTTATAGACGACAGCAGGCAGCGGCACACTCACTCGTCCACCCAAGGTAGCGGAGAGCccagaagaagaaagagaaagaaatgttCAAGAAGGCAGCGGAAGTGAAGTCACAACAGCGTCTATCTGGCGCCGACCGGAAGAAGCTAAGGCGAACTGTTGCAGCCCGCTTTCCTAATGCCTCCGATGCCGATATCGATTCCTTACTTCCTCCTAAGGTACTAAATGGATAGATTACTTCATGATGAGTGAGTTTTATGGACCATGATCAAGGATGGATGAGGGAAATGTTGCAAAATTTATGATGACTAATTGCGCAAAATAATTGTCGCCTTTCGTGAAATGCTGCCTTTGCTTAAGGGTTTGCTTATCATCAGTTGGCCTGTGGAATTTGAGGATGATAGGTGGTTCAAGATTGcacttttttctccttttctttgtttgcaCCACCCCCTCAGTGCTTTCACTAATtggaagaggaagaaagaagaaaaggaattcTGATGGCCAGTCTTACTTTTTTTTGGCTTGTGGAAACTAAAATTGTAGTATTAATCACTTTATAAATTACCATGAATCTTCTTTTGGTTCATCGATATATCATGGCTCGCTCAGGCCATTTAGCGATGACTACTGCAAAATCTCATGGTGAAAAGTGATGTTCTTCTTTGTTCTATCTGTCTAAATAGAGTAAAAAGCAGCTTCTTGATGATTACTAGGCGGCTTAAATGTTCTGTAATTGTTTAT
It contains:
- the LOC113749917 gene encoding reticuline oxidase-like; the protein is MKKLMNMAVFDEPLTFVILRLLISIILITSFAVHPSFCTTTATATDHEDMKNSTSNNSTRSGWILATCLADYGVNNFTLFPSYHHLGQDAKLYYTFLDFSITNLRFAQPSVPKPAAIIMPQTKDQLVNTLLCCRGNLGGGSFEIRVRSGGHSYEGTSSVATDGSPFVIIDLMNLNRISVDLESQTAWVGGGATLGQTYYAISEASRDRGFSAGSCPTVGVGGHISGGGFGFLSRKYGVAADNVEDALLVDAAGRVLDREAMGEEVFWAMRGGGGGIWGIIYAWKIKLVEVPRTVTAFTLSRPGTKNYVGRLVEKWQHVAPKLSDDFYLSVTVSLASDSSEGLPPTILVSATFSGLFLGTKREALSELIKVFPELRLRERDCKEMSWIESVVYFSGLEPAGNSSTVKTSQLRDRYSPNKSFFKAKSDYVRTPISRAGIRTALDMLQKEPKGYVIFDPYGGFMERTSSESIAFPHRRGNLFCIQYMVHWEEKDDQGSNGYIHWIRGFYSAMGPFVSSAPRAAYVNYLDLDLGVMNTSNSDKESADGAVERARAWGEKYFLGNYDRLVKAKTRIDPLNVFRNQQGIPPLPAAN